A part of Lacinutrix sp. 5H-3-7-4 genomic DNA contains:
- a CDS encoding ABC transporter permease yields the protein MTTKRTSSDWLYTISPKRKLIDLNFKEIWRYRDLLFLFVKRDIITQYKQTILGPLWYFIQPLFTSVIFTLIFNNLASIPTGSGIPSFLFNLAGITSWNYFSACLTGTSDTFKANQNIFGKVYFPRVITPLSVVFSNLLKFGIQLLVFISFYIYFVFFTNQAANAIPQSALVLLPFLIIFMGLFGLGFGMVISSLTTKYRDLTFLVGFGVQLLMYGSAVMYPLSYFKEKVPEYSWIVEYNPMTTIIELFRYMTLGVGEFSIENFLYAGSISILVFLFGLIVFNKTEKTFIDTV from the coding sequence TTGACTACTAAGCGTACTTCTTCAGACTGGCTTTATACTATTTCTCCAAAGCGGAAATTAATAGACCTAAATTTTAAAGAGATTTGGCGATATCGTGATTTGCTTTTTTTGTTTGTAAAACGTGATATTATCACTCAATACAAGCAAACTATATTAGGTCCATTATGGTATTTTATTCAGCCTTTATTCACTTCGGTAATCTTTACCTTAATTTTTAATAATTTAGCCTCTATACCTACAGGATCAGGTATTCCATCGTTTTTATTTAATTTAGCCGGTATTACCTCATGGAATTATTTTAGTGCCTGTTTAACAGGAACGAGTGATACTTTTAAAGCGAACCAAAATATTTTTGGAAAAGTGTATTTTCCAAGAGTAATTACTCCATTATCTGTCGTTTTTTCAAATCTTCTAAAATTTGGAATTCAGCTACTTGTATTTATAAGCTTCTATATTTATTTTGTTTTTTTTACAAATCAAGCTGCTAATGCAATACCTCAAAGCGCTTTAGTTTTATTACCTTTTTTAATAATTTTTATGGGCTTATTTGGTTTAGGATTCGGGATGGTTATTTCATCTTTAACTACAAAATACCGCGATTTAACTTTCTTAGTTGGTTTTGGTGTGCAGTTGCTTATGTATGGTTCTGCAGTCATGTATCCGTTATCTTATTTTAAAGAAAAGGTACCAGAGTATTCTTGGATTGTAGAATACAATCCTATGACCACTATTATAGAATTGTTTAGATATATGACTTTAGGAGTTGGAGAATTTTCAATAGAAAACTTTCTTTATGCAGGAAGTATAAGTATTCTAGTATTCTTATTTGGTTTAATAGTATTCAATAAAACTGAAAAAACATTTATAGATACAGTTTAA
- a CDS encoding polysaccharide ABC transporter ATP-binding protein, protein MAKKDIILKAENISKQYRLGLVGTGTISHDLNRWWHRIRGKQDPYLKVGEHNDRSTKGSSDYVWALQDINFEVKRGEVLGIIGKNGAGKSTLLKILSKVTSPTTGEIKTKGRIASLLEVGTGFHGEMTGRENVYLNGAILGMTKKEIGSKIDEIIDFSGCERYIDTPVKRYSSGMTVRLAFAVAAFLEPEILVIDEVLAVGDAEFQKKAIGKMQDISRGEGRTVLFVSHDMGAIQSLCNRVILLDKGMISFEGETNEALNVYKKQKNRNIRVRKVNDFFSYLDCKAKNDKLLNIESDIELVFNFNVLKPLNKDVYMDIAIKNDLDERVLHFKMDYTNFNISFCKTGKSLIKIYIKKPNLIPGEYNIDIYLYDKDNINYLWMESASFFVINGENEFTNQLTFNALRAKTLPSYNYSQNIAE, encoded by the coding sequence ATGGCAAAAAAAGACATCATATTAAAAGCTGAAAACATCTCCAAACAATACCGTTTGGGACTTGTTGGTACTGGCACGATTTCTCACGATTTAAACCGTTGGTGGCATCGCATACGAGGCAAACAGGATCCTTATTTAAAAGTAGGCGAACATAACGACCGTAGTACTAAAGGCTCTAGCGATTATGTTTGGGCTTTACAGGATATTAATTTTGAAGTTAAACGCGGAGAAGTTTTAGGAATTATTGGTAAAAACGGAGCAGGAAAATCTACATTATTAAAAATACTCTCTAAAGTTACTAGTCCTACCACTGGTGAAATTAAAACTAAAGGACGTATAGCATCTTTACTAGAAGTTGGAACAGGATTTCATGGTGAAATGACCGGACGTGAAAATGTGTATTTAAATGGTGCTATTTTAGGTATGACCAAAAAAGAAATAGGCTCTAAAATAGATGAGATTATAGACTTTTCTGGTTGCGAGCGCTATATCGATACTCCTGTAAAGCGTTACAGTTCTGGTATGACTGTGCGTTTAGCCTTTGCAGTAGCCGCCTTTTTAGAACCTGAAATATTGGTTATTGATGAGGTTTTGGCGGTAGGCGATGCTGAGTTCCAGAAAAAAGCGATAGGGAAAATGCAGGATATTAGTCGTGGCGAAGGTAGAACGGTGTTGTTTGTGAGTCATGATATGGGTGCAATACAAAGTTTGTGTAATAGAGTAATTTTGTTAGATAAAGGAATGATTTCTTTTGAAGGAGAAACAAATGAAGCTTTAAATGTTTATAAAAAACAGAAAAATAGAAATATAAGAGTAAGAAAGGTAAATGATTTTTTTAGTTATTTAGATTGTAAAGCAAAAAATGACAAATTGCTTAATATCGAATCTGATATTGAGTTAGTTTTTAATTTTAATGTTTTAAAACCATTAAACAAAGATGTTTATATGGATATAGCTATTAAGAATGATTTAGATGAAAGAGTTTTACATTTTAAAATGGATTATACCAATTTTAATATAAGTTTCTGTAAAACAGGAAAGAGTTTAATTAAGATATATATAAAAAAACCAAATTTAATTCCTGGTGAATATAATATTGACATTTATTTATATGATAAAGATAATATTAATTACTTATGGATGGAAAGCGCTTCATTTTTTGTTATAAATGGAGAGAATGAATTCACTAATCAATTAACATTTAATGCTTTAAGAGCGAAAACTTTACCTAGTTATAATTATAGCCAAAATATTGCTGAATAA
- a CDS encoding class I SAM-dependent methyltransferase — protein sequence MINKFKRKFKEISKILRVTEKGNLELRKIQGYNVLSNFKFNNIYLPFNSFSLNPDTIVDILNDILLNERKSIIEFGSGIGTIYIAKLIKMYDLDVKFVSIDSDEVWIATLTKMLEKENLSDYVKLIKVKIVEIQEYNYKAQNKWHDIATVKKIAKDLNTIDMVIVDGPYGQICDFARYSAIPVLKDFLAEKFCVLLDDTNRKVEQEIFNEWEQILNRKGTFHHTYSKIIKQSKFVTEL from the coding sequence ATGATAAATAAATTTAAACGTAAATTTAAGGAAATAAGTAAAATCTTAAGAGTAACGGAAAAAGGAAATCTGGAATTAAGAAAAATACAAGGCTATAATGTGCTTTCTAATTTTAAGTTTAATAATATTTATTTACCTTTTAATAGCTTCTCCCTAAATCCCGACACTATAGTTGATATTTTAAATGATATTCTTCTAAATGAAAGAAAGTCAATAATTGAATTTGGCAGCGGCATTGGTACGATTTATATTGCTAAACTTATTAAAATGTATGATTTAGATGTGAAATTTGTATCTATAGATTCTGATGAAGTATGGATTGCTACATTAACTAAAATGCTAGAAAAAGAAAATTTATCTGATTATGTAAAGTTGATAAAAGTAAAAATTGTTGAAATTCAAGAGTATAATTACAAAGCTCAAAACAAATGGCATGATATAGCTACTGTAAAAAAAATAGCTAAGGATTTAAATACGATAGATATGGTAATTGTAGATGGACCTTACGGACAAATTTGCGATTTTGCTAGATATAGTGCAATACCTGTTTTAAAAGATTTTTTAGCTGAAAAATTTTGTGTTTTATTAGATGATACTAATAGAAAAGTTGAACAGGAGATTTTTAATGAATGGGAGCAAATTCTAAATAGAAAAGGAACTTTTCATCATACATACAGTAAAATTATAAAGCAAAGTAAATTTGTAACAGAATTATAA
- a CDS encoding polysaccharide pyruvyl transferase family protein: protein MNKKLLRLIKFPLFLFFYSKKRNEGGEENFGDILSLYLVKRISNRPVFLINPSRFLFRNLISHYFVIGSILSRSNKNSIIWGSGIIRKNENIKGGTFLAVRGPKTRDRIISLGFRCDEVYGDPAILTPLFYNPEKTTSNNITGVIPHYVDYDKVFNIYKDKPNFKVIDLLNSNVEAVVKEILSCNKIISSSLHGVIISHAYNIPALWVKFSNKLVGDDIKFQDYFESVSIEYKKVFELEDCIDLENLFEINSKIILPKVGVISSRQEKLLSVCPF, encoded by the coding sequence ATGAACAAGAAATTACTAAGATTAATTAAATTTCCACTTTTTCTTTTTTTTTATTCAAAAAAAAGAAATGAAGGTGGAGAAGAAAACTTTGGCGATATTCTATCACTTTATTTAGTAAAGAGAATTTCTAACCGTCCAGTTTTTTTAATAAATCCATCAAGGTTTTTATTTAGAAATTTAATTTCTCATTATTTCGTAATAGGAAGTATATTGTCAAGGTCAAACAAGAATTCCATTATTTGGGGTTCTGGAATTATTAGAAAAAATGAAAACATAAAAGGAGGGACATTTTTAGCAGTAAGAGGACCAAAAACACGAGATAGAATTATAAGTTTGGGTTTTAGATGTGATGAAGTATATGGGGACCCAGCAATATTAACTCCACTATTTTACAATCCTGAAAAAACGACTAGTAATAATATTACTGGTGTAATACCTCATTATGTAGATTACGATAAGGTGTTTAATATTTATAAGGATAAACCAAATTTTAAAGTAATAGATCTTTTAAATAGTAATGTTGAAGCAGTAGTAAAAGAAATTTTGTCTTGTAATAAAATAATTTCTTCTTCCTTACATGGAGTAATCATTTCACACGCTTACAATATTCCAGCATTATGGGTTAAATTTTCAAATAAATTAGTGGGAGATGATATAAAATTTCAGGACTATTTCGAATCTGTTTCAATTGAATATAAAAAAGTATTTGAACTTGAAGATTGTATAGATCTTGAGAACTTGTTTGAAATAAATAGTAAAATTATTTTACCAAAAGTAGGAGTAATTTCATCGAGACAAGAAAAATTGCTATCGGTTTGTCCATTTTAA
- a CDS encoding O-methyltransferase, with protein sequence MRKLIIAYIKFWLRSTNQHGVQSPFVYSLVTKCFYNKKPQNAYSKLKAYKKALLQNQQTIQVTDLGAGSQTTKSNTRVIAKIAKNAGTTNHRAKLFYRLVNYFQFQNILELGTSMGIATHAMHQGNPNAQITTIEGCPNISAFTKESFKNFNLKNIELLTGDFKKVMQPLVQNKYDLIYFDGNHQKEATLNYFETLLPSATNDSVFIFDDIYWSKEMTEAWETIKKHPKVTVTIDTFFWGIVFFRKEQAKEHFTIRV encoded by the coding sequence ATGCGAAAACTAATTATTGCGTACATAAAATTTTGGTTACGCTCTACAAACCAACACGGCGTACAATCACCATTCGTTTACAGTTTAGTAACCAAATGTTTTTACAATAAAAAACCACAAAATGCTTATAGTAAATTAAAAGCCTATAAAAAAGCATTATTACAAAACCAGCAAACTATACAGGTAACAGATTTAGGCGCAGGTTCGCAAACCACTAAAAGCAATACACGAGTTATTGCTAAAATTGCAAAAAACGCAGGCACAACAAACCATCGCGCCAAACTATTTTATCGTTTAGTAAACTACTTTCAATTTCAAAACATTTTAGAATTAGGTACCTCTATGGGTATAGCAACACACGCTATGCATCAAGGCAATCCAAATGCACAAATCACTACTATTGAAGGTTGTCCAAATATTTCGGCATTTACAAAAGAAAGTTTTAAAAACTTCAACTTAAAAAACATAGAACTACTAACTGGAGATTTTAAAAAAGTAATGCAACCATTAGTACAAAACAAATACGATTTAATTTATTTTGATGGCAATCACCAAAAAGAAGCTACTTTAAATTATTTTGAAACTTTACTACCAAGCGCAACAAACGATTCTGTTTTTATTTTTGACGATATTTATTGGTCAAAAGAGATGACCGAAGCTTGGGAAACCATAAAAAAACATCCAAAAGTTACCGTAACAATAGACACCTTTTTTTGGGGTATTGTATTTTTTAGAAAAGAACAAGCCAAAGAGCACTTTACAATACGCGTATAA
- a CDS encoding exopolysaccharide transport family protein, with product MNDEFELLESQNQAPFDVKAFLIRALSYWKWFVICIGLGVFIVYQQNIRKQQSYRLSTQITVEDDKNPLFTSNTSLTFNWGGVSGKVKTIMTTLKSRSHHEKVVDSLQFYINYLKQSRFRKDEIYKAAPFKITLTPNTFQVLNHPIKITFLGNDEIALETAFEGATLPAQNFDTKARETITATNGVKSYTFKLNEPIALPFINGIITTRAKRSFNVGDEFYILFSDFDGVVRNYNSKLKIDNPINSSILNLSITDVNTSKIVDYLNKCVAILRKDQLDKKNLFVTNTIAFIDKQLAREKAKLTSKADSLNNYREQNKIFNLDEESLQINEKLSQFEVERDNINRKLAYYKSLRTYLETSNSFTELPAPSIAGIDDANILNNISKINALSVQKSKYEASVRSDASIFTDLNNQIDGLKSVLLENISSATAGLRRELSFIGGKIAQSNSKIRKLPKDQQQILTIQRQYSLSEQTYNLFLAKRGEADIIKSANVSDIQIIDTAKDTGAIPIDLKLSARYVFAFLGGFLIPLLVAFLVTFFDNKLHNPQSLEKLSKIPLLGVVGKNSAKNNLAVHLKPKSTVAEAFRAIRSSLQYIYKQQSLEGTKTVMVTSSVSGEGKTFCSINIASVFALSGKKVVLVGLDLRKPKIFDDFEIKNDIGAVNYLIGQKSLEAITQKTKIEHLDLIVSGPVPPNPSELLMGESMDQFIDELKAKYDYIVLDTPPIGLVSDALELVEYVDASLYVVRQDYTKKGMLSLINDKYKKGEISNLSFIYNFYNQKGKYGYGYGYGYGYGYGYGAYGNGYHEDEVKKTSWLKRLTAFLKRKK from the coding sequence ATGAATGATGAATTTGAACTTTTAGAATCTCAAAATCAAGCACCATTTGATGTTAAGGCTTTTTTAATTAGAGCTTTAAGCTACTGGAAGTGGTTTGTAATTTGTATTGGTTTAGGTGTTTTTATTGTTTATCAGCAAAACATAAGAAAGCAACAATCTTATAGATTAAGTACACAAATTACAGTTGAGGATGATAAAAACCCATTGTTTACATCTAATACAAGTTTAACTTTTAATTGGGGTGGCGTTTCTGGTAAAGTTAAAACAATTATGACGACATTAAAGTCGCGATCTCATCATGAAAAAGTTGTTGATAGTTTACAGTTTTATATTAATTATTTAAAACAATCTCGTTTTAGAAAAGATGAAATATATAAAGCAGCACCATTTAAAATAACATTAACTCCAAATACATTTCAAGTATTAAATCATCCTATTAAAATTACATTTTTAGGAAATGATGAAATAGCCTTAGAAACCGCTTTTGAAGGCGCCACATTACCAGCACAAAATTTTGATACTAAAGCCCGAGAAACTATTACAGCTACTAATGGCGTTAAAAGCTATACGTTTAAATTAAACGAACCTATAGCATTGCCTTTTATTAATGGTATTATTACAACAAGAGCAAAACGCTCTTTTAATGTTGGTGATGAATTTTATATCCTTTTTAGTGATTTTGATGGCGTTGTAAGAAATTATAATAGCAAGTTAAAAATAGATAACCCAATAAATTCCTCTATACTTAATTTAAGTATTACAGATGTAAATACTTCTAAAATAGTAGACTATTTAAACAAATGTGTCGCGATTTTAAGAAAAGATCAATTGGATAAAAAGAATTTATTTGTAACCAATACCATTGCTTTTATTGATAAACAATTGGCAAGAGAAAAAGCGAAATTAACATCTAAGGCAGATTCTTTAAACAATTATAGAGAGCAAAATAAAATATTTAATTTAGATGAAGAAAGCCTTCAGATAAATGAAAAGCTATCTCAATTTGAAGTTGAGCGTGATAACATTAATAGAAAATTAGCTTATTATAAAAGTTTACGCACTTATTTAGAAACTAGTAATAGTTTTACCGAGTTACCAGCGCCATCTATAGCTGGAATTGATGATGCCAATATTTTAAATAACATTTCTAAAATTAATGCGCTTTCTGTTCAAAAATCTAAATATGAAGCAAGCGTAAGAAGTGATGCTTCAATATTTACAGATTTAAATAACCAAATCGATGGATTAAAATCTGTATTGTTAGAAAATATAAGTTCTGCAACAGCAGGTTTACGTCGTGAGTTAAGTTTTATAGGAGGAAAGATAGCGCAGAGTAATAGTAAGATAAGAAAACTTCCAAAAGACCAGCAGCAAATACTTACTATACAACGTCAATATTCATTAAGTGAGCAAACTTATAATTTGTTTTTGGCAAAACGTGGTGAGGCAGATATAATAAAATCTGCAAATGTTAGTGATATTCAGATAATAGATACAGCAAAAGACACTGGAGCTATACCCATAGATTTAAAGTTGAGTGCTCGTTATGTTTTTGCTTTTTTAGGTGGCTTTTTAATACCTTTATTAGTCGCATTTCTCGTTACATTTTTTGATAATAAACTCCACAATCCACAAAGTTTAGAGAAGTTATCTAAAATTCCGCTTTTGGGTGTCGTTGGTAAAAACTCAGCAAAAAATAATTTAGCTGTTCATTTAAAACCAAAATCTACAGTTGCAGAAGCTTTTAGAGCCATTAGGTCAAGTTTGCAATATATCTATAAGCAGCAATCTCTAGAAGGTACAAAAACAGTCATGGTTACTTCGTCTGTAAGTGGAGAAGGTAAAACCTTTTGTTCTATAAATATAGCGAGTGTATTTGCATTAAGCGGAAAAAAAGTTGTTTTAGTTGGTTTAGACCTAAGAAAACCAAAAATATTTGATGATTTTGAAATTAAAAACGACATAGGTGCTGTTAATTATCTTATAGGTCAAAAAAGTCTTGAAGCCATAACACAGAAAACTAAAATAGAGCATCTGGATTTAATTGTTTCGGGTCCTGTACCACCAAACCCTTCAGAGTTGTTAATGGGAGAAAGCATGGATCAATTTATAGATGAGCTAAAAGCAAAATACGATTATATCGTTTTAGATACACCACCAATAGGTTTAGTGTCTGATGCTTTAGAACTTGTTGAATACGTAGATGCCTCTTTATATGTTGTGCGTCAAGACTACACTAAAAAAGGGATGTTAAGTCTTATAAATGATAAGTATAAAAAAGGAGAGATTAGTAACTTAAGCTTTATATATAACTTTTATAATCAAAAAGGTAAATATGGCTATGGTTATGGCTACGGTTATGGCTATGGTTACGGCTACGGTGCGTATGGAAATGGGTATCATGAGGATGAAGTAAAGAAAACCAGTTGGTTAAAGCGACTCACAGCTTTTCTAAAAAGAAAAAAATAA
- a CDS encoding SDR family oxidoreductase → MSYKYHTEDFSKLQFLVTGGAGFIGSHIVSYLLAHQAKKVRVLDNLATGFKTNLEPFFNQANFEFIEGDIRDLDTCKAAMQDMDYVSHQAALGSVPRSIDDPVTSNAVNVSGFLNMLIALKDNTTVKRMVYAASSSTYGDSTILPKVESSIGSPLSPYAVTKYVNELYADVFGKTYNTDTIGLRYFNVFGPKQNPNGAYAAVVPLFMKALVDNVPATINGDGSQTRDFTYVSNAVQGNIKSFFASGEAKNEVFNIACNDRISIIKLWETLGVLANKSTKVKFGPKRLGDVKDSLADISKAERLIGYKPKYSTVEGLKATWDYFVAQS, encoded by the coding sequence TTGAGTTATAAATATCATACCGAAGATTTTTCAAAACTACAGTTTTTAGTTACTGGAGGCGCAGGCTTTATAGGCTCTCATATTGTTTCTTATTTACTAGCGCATCAAGCTAAAAAAGTACGTGTTTTAGATAATTTGGCAACAGGATTTAAAACCAATTTAGAGCCCTTTTTTAATCAAGCTAATTTTGAATTTATAGAAGGCGATATTAGAGATTTAGATACTTGCAAAGCAGCTATGCAGGATATGGATTATGTGAGTCATCAAGCTGCATTAGGCTCTGTGCCTAGATCTATAGATGATCCTGTGACCTCAAATGCAGTAAATGTATCTGGTTTTTTAAATATGTTAATAGCTTTAAAAGATAATACAACTGTAAAACGTATGGTTTATGCGGCTTCAAGTTCAACCTATGGCGATAGTACTATTTTGCCTAAAGTAGAGTCTTCTATTGGTAGTCCATTATCACCTTATGCAGTAACAAAGTACGTAAACGAGTTGTATGCAGATGTGTTTGGTAAAACTTATAATACAGACACTATTGGGTTACGTTATTTTAATGTATTTGGGCCAAAGCAAAATCCTAATGGTGCTTATGCAGCAGTAGTGCCTTTGTTTATGAAAGCTTTGGTAGATAATGTGCCAGCGACAATTAATGGAGACGGTTCTCAAACTAGAGATTTCACCTATGTTTCAAATGCAGTACAAGGTAATATAAAAAGTTTTTTCGCATCTGGAGAAGCAAAAAATGAAGTGTTTAATATTGCTTGTAATGATCGTATTAGTATTATAAAACTGTGGGAGACCTTAGGTGTTTTAGCAAATAAGTCTACCAAAGTTAAGTTTGGGCCTAAGCGTTTAGGAGATGTAAAAGACTCTTTAGCAGATATAAGTAAAGCGGAACGGCTAATAGGTTATAAACCTAAGTATAGCACGGTAGAAGGCTTAAAAGCAACTTGGGATTATTTTGTAGCACAGTCTTAA
- a CDS encoding polysaccharide biosynthesis/export family protein: protein MNKFIVAFFVLFSVLCSSCISNKDVVYLQDKGTVINDSLLLKELSKPYRVQINDILSIDIKSTDSELAKLVAIFEPTEKAGNTQGQEALYFSGFTVDLHGNIKFPILGDINVLGYTTDEIVAKVKQALLDKYLKDVSQIFVTVKLSGLRYTVSGEVNTSGVLTLFQDRVNIIEALANAGDIKDTGDRTDVLVVRQYPQGQKIHHIDLTDMAAMQSPFYYIQPNDMILVKPLKRKALGAGQTATQTLTTIASIFSVLVSTYFLARNL from the coding sequence ATGAATAAATTTATAGTCGCTTTTTTTGTGCTATTTAGTGTGCTATGTTCATCTTGTATAAGTAATAAGGATGTGGTTTATCTTCAAGATAAAGGTACAGTTATTAATGATTCTTTACTTTTAAAAGAACTTTCTAAACCTTATCGCGTTCAAATAAACGATATATTAAGTATCGATATTAAATCTACAGATTCTGAATTAGCAAAACTAGTAGCTATTTTTGAACCAACAGAAAAAGCTGGTAATACTCAAGGACAAGAAGCGCTATATTTTAGTGGTTTTACTGTAGATTTACATGGTAATATTAAGTTTCCAATTTTGGGTGATATTAATGTTTTGGGTTATACCACAGATGAAATTGTAGCCAAGGTAAAACAAGCTTTATTAGATAAATATTTAAAAGATGTTTCTCAAATATTTGTTACCGTAAAATTATCTGGTTTACGTTATACAGTCTCCGGAGAAGTAAATACTTCTGGCGTATTAACTTTATTTCAAGACCGTGTGAATATTATTGAAGCACTTGCTAATGCAGGTGATATTAAAGATACTGGTGATAGAACCGATGTTTTAGTAGTACGCCAATATCCTCAAGGTCAAAAAATACACCATATAGATTTAACAGATATGGCAGCCATGCAATCGCCATTTTACTATATTCAACCAAACGATATGATTTTGGTTAAACCTTTAAAACGAAAAGCGCTTGGTGCAGGACAAACTGCTACACAAACTTTAACAACAATTGCGTCTATATTCTCTGTATTAGTATCAACATACTTTTTGGCAAGAAACCTATAA
- a CDS encoding ABC-F family ATP-binding cassette domain-containing protein: MNYLTVEQISKSYGELTLFQNISFSIHKDQKVAFVAKNGTGKTSILNILAKLDEPDTGNVIFRKDIKVSFLPQEPYLDGDMTVEDTIFNSDNPILDIIKNYENALLNPEDTEAYQKAFEQMDIHQAWDFETQYKQILFKLKLENLQQKVSSMSGGQKKRLSLANALINKPDLLILDEPTNHLDLEMIEWLEEFFAKENITLFMVTHDRYFLERVCNEIIELDHGELFSYKGNYSYYLEKKEARIEQQAVETGKAKQLYKKELTWMRRQPKARTTKSKSRIDDFTEIKHKAHQRRKDHVVQLELNMERLGSKIVELKKVSKAYKDKIILDGFSYMFQKGERAGIIGKNGTGKSTFLNILTQTAEPDSGKIVVGETVKFGYYTQGGITPKPQQKVIDIVREFGDYIPLKKGRQISAQQLLERFLFDRKKQYDFVEKLSGGERKRLYLCTVLIQNPNFLILDEPTNDLDIVTLNVLESFLLDFPGCLLVVSHDRYFMDKIVDHLFVFRGKGVVEDFPGNYSDFRAYEDSKPAISETTDEEKKEKKNWKKDSNVKLSYNEQKEYKNLESKIKSLEFDKIELEKKFLNPDLSTNEINELSNKLQVILDSIEEKEMRWLELAEKMEE, from the coding sequence TTGAACTATTTAACTGTTGAACAAATATCGAAATCCTACGGAGAGCTAACACTCTTCCAAAACATTTCATTTAGCATACACAAAGACCAAAAAGTAGCTTTTGTAGCTAAAAATGGCACAGGAAAAACCTCTATACTTAATATTTTAGCTAAACTTGACGAGCCAGACACTGGTAATGTTATCTTTAGAAAAGATATAAAAGTTTCCTTTTTACCACAAGAACCATATTTAGATGGAGATATGACGGTTGAAGACACTATTTTTAATAGCGACAACCCTATTCTTGATATTATAAAAAACTACGAGAATGCTTTATTAAATCCTGAAGATACTGAAGCTTACCAAAAAGCTTTCGAACAAATGGACATACACCAAGCTTGGGATTTTGAAACGCAATACAAACAAATTCTCTTTAAACTAAAGCTTGAAAACTTACAGCAAAAAGTAAGTAGCATGTCTGGTGGACAAAAAAAACGCCTTTCGTTAGCCAATGCTTTAATTAACAAACCAGACCTTTTAATTCTAGATGAGCCAACTAACCATTTAGATTTAGAAATGATAGAATGGCTAGAAGAATTTTTTGCTAAAGAAAACATCACGCTTTTTATGGTAACGCACGACCGTTATTTTTTAGAGCGTGTGTGTAATGAAATTATAGAATTAGACCATGGCGAACTTTTCTCTTATAAAGGTAATTACTCATACTACTTAGAGAAAAAAGAAGCAAGAATAGAACAACAAGCTGTAGAAACAGGCAAAGCAAAACAACTTTATAAAAAAGAATTAACCTGGATGCGTCGCCAGCCTAAAGCACGTACTACAAAATCTAAATCTAGAATAGACGATTTTACCGAGATAAAACATAAAGCGCACCAACGCCGTAAAGACCACGTAGTACAATTAGAACTTAACATGGAGCGTTTGGGAAGTAAAATTGTTGAACTTAAAAAAGTATCTAAAGCTTATAAAGATAAAATTATTTTAGATGGCTTTAGCTACATGTTTCAAAAAGGAGAACGTGCAGGAATTATTGGTAAAAACGGTACTGGTAAATCTACATTTTTAAATATACTTACTCAAACAGCAGAGCCAGACTCAGGAAAAATTGTTGTTGGCGAAACTGTAAAATTTGGCTACTATACACAAGGTGGTATTACGCCAAAACCACAACAAAAAGTTATTGATATTGTTAGAGAGTTTGGTGATTACATACCATTAAAAAAGGGACGTCAAATTAGTGCACAGCAATTACTTGAACGTTTTCTATTCGATAGAAAAAAGCAATACGATTTTGTCGAAAAACTTAGTGGTGGCGAACGCAAACGCCTATATTTATGTACAGTTCTAATTCAAAATCCCAATTTTTTAATTCTTGATGAACCTACTAACGATTTAGATATTGTAACATTAAACGTACTAGAAAGCTTCTTGTTAGATTTCCCAGGTTGTTTATTAGTGGTATCTCACGACCGTTATTTTATGGATAAAATTGTAGATCACCTGTTTGTTTTTAGAGGCAAAGGTGTTGTTGAAGATTTTCCAGGTAACTATAGCGATTTTAGAGCATACGAAGACAGCAAACCTGCTATTTCTGAAACTACAGACGAAGAAAAAAAAGAAAAGAAAAACTGGAAGAAAGATAGTAACGTAAAACTATCCTATAACGAGCAAAAAGAATATAAAAACTTAGAAAGTAAAATAAAATCTTTAGAGTTTGATAAAATTGAATTAGAAAAAAAGTTCTTAAATCCAGACCTTTCTACAAATGAAATTAACGAACTATCAAACAAACTTCAGGTTATATTAGATAGTATAGAAGAAAAAGAAATGCGCTGGCTAGAACTAGCAGAAAAAATGGAAGAATAA